In the Deltaproteobacteria bacterium genome, GTCCAAACCAAGGAGACCTCGCTCATAAAAAAGCCCTTACTCTCCTCGGGTTTGGTGAAATTCAAACGCCCGGACCTGATCCATTGGAATTATGCGGAGCCAGAACCGATGGAAGTGGCTATCTACGGGAAGGGCATCTGGATCTATTATCCGGGTAGCCTGCAGGCTGAGAAATATTATTTAGGACGGAATAAGAGAATGACTCAATCCCTGGAACCGCTCCTGGCGATCTTCCAAAAAACTTTCCGCCAACTCTCCGACGGATACGCCATTATTTACGAAGGACTGGAGACCGAGCGCGTCCATCATTTTCGTTTGCACCCCAGAGATGAGAAAGTCCAAAAGTTCTTATCCAGGGTGGAGTTGTGGATTGACAAAACCTCCGGGGCCATCATAAGATTCAAGATGGTCGAAGCCAATGGGGATCGCCTGACCTTGGAATTTAAAAACCTCCAGATCAACCTGCCCCTCGCCGATGACGACCTGAAGATAAAAATTCCTCCCTCTGTAAGGGTGTTGGAACAGAGTACGCCATGAATTGTTGCCATGCCGTAGTAACTGGGCTCGGGATCATTACCGCCATTGGCCATGATGTACCTTCTTTTTGGAAGAACCTTTTAGAAGGAGTTTGCGGGATTGGCGAAATCACTCTCTTTGATGCCTCCCGGTACCGATCGCAAAAGGCCGCGGAGGTAAAAGGGTTTAACCCTTTCCAGTACTTTTCCAAGCGGCATCTCCAGCGGATGTCTCGTTGCGATCAGCTGGGGCTCAAAGCCGCGGCAGAGGCCATCTCCGACTCTCAATTGGATTGGAAGAACGCCGATCGAGAGCGAATTGGCATATTCATCGGCGGCGGGGCAGGCGGAATTTTTTCAGCCGAAAAGTACCGCAGGGAGATGCTCCAGAAAGGATGGCACCGGGCCCGACCTTCCCTTCTACTGCCTTTTGCTACTTGTGCCCTCACTGACTCCCTCGCCGAAAAATACGACCTTCAGGGCCCCCGAGCCACCATTGCCACAGCTTGTTCCTCATCGGCTA is a window encoding:
- a CDS encoding outer membrane lipoprotein carrier protein LolA — translated: MRGKRIAVITGIALLLTGQFSPAFGQDVEELIRIIDEQQRKIETLTALFVQTKETSLIKKPLLSSGLVKFKRPDLIHWNYAEPEPMEVAIYGKGIWIYYPGSLQAEKYYLGRNKRMTQSLEPLLAIFQKTFRQLSDGYAIIYEGLETERVHHFRLHPRDEKVQKFLSRVELWIDKTSGAIIRFKMVEANGDRLTLEFKNLQINLPLADDDLKIKIPPSVRVLEQSTP